The following are encoded in a window of Lacinutrix sp. WUR7 genomic DNA:
- a CDS encoding response regulator transcription factor, with product MKKKILIVDDEPNIVMSLEYTFKKQDFEVFIARDGSEALEILKHHIPNVVLLDIMMPNVDGYQTLTHIKNTDSLKDTKVVFLTAKNKASDIEKGLRLGADKYLTKPFSVKKIVSEIMELVT from the coding sequence ATGAAGAAGAAAATTTTAATTGTGGACGACGAACCAAATATTGTAATGTCGTTAGAATATACCTTCAAAAAACAAGATTTTGAAGTGTTTATTGCAAGAGATGGAAGTGAGGCTTTAGAGATATTAAAACATCATATTCCTAATGTAGTTTTGTTGGATATTATGATGCCAAATGTAGATGGTTATCAAACCTTAACACATATTAAAAATACAGACAGTTTAAAAGATACCAAAGTAGTATTTTTAACTGCAAAAAATAAAGCTTCAGATATTGAAAAGGGTTTGAGACTTGGAGCAGATAAGTATTTAACAAAACCTTTTTCAGTAAAAAAAATAGTTTCAGAAATTATGGAACTAGTAACTTAG